In a single window of the Desulfovibrio mangrovi genome:
- the eutM gene encoding ethanolamine utilization microcompartment protein EutM, with translation MLNALGMIETKGLVGAIEAADAMVKAANVELVGREQVGSGLVTVMVRGDVGAVKAATDAGAAAASRVGELVSVHVIPRPHGEVEVILPKCSK, from the coding sequence ATGCTTAACGCACTGGGTATGATTGAAACCAAGGGCCTTGTCGGCGCCATTGAAGCCGCAGATGCCATGGTAAAGGCTGCCAACGTTGAACTCGTGGGCCGGGAACAGGTTGGCAGCGGTCTCGTGACCGTTATGGTCCGCGGCGACGTGGGTGCCGTGAAGGCCGCTACCGATGCAGGCGCAGCAGCAGCTTCCCGCGTGGGTGAACTGGTTAGCGTGCACGTAATTCCCCGCCCGCACGGCGAAGTGGAAGTTATTCTGCCCAAGTGCAGCAAGTAG
- a CDS encoding BMC domain-containing protein translates to MTGMDTLGVVESRGIAAGAVLADSMVKAADVELVRASTICSGRYLIFVSGDRQAVQTAVDVARNSERSLSGSFVISNVSRQVLDVLKKSGTANEGDALGVIECRNVSSGINAADCAVKQSAVTLARLVTGQGINGKSYFVLSGDVASVEEAAEAAKSALGQNLVDAVVIPRPSASVVRALTSGVR, encoded by the coding sequence ATGACTGGAATGGATACTCTGGGCGTAGTGGAAAGTCGCGGCATTGCCGCAGGTGCGGTACTCGCGGACAGCATGGTGAAGGCTGCGGACGTGGAACTCGTTCGCGCATCGACCATCTGCTCCGGCCGGTATCTCATCTTCGTTTCCGGTGACCGTCAGGCCGTGCAGACGGCTGTGGATGTGGCGCGGAATTCCGAGCGTTCCCTCTCCGGAAGCTTTGTCATCTCCAACGTGTCCCGACAGGTGCTGGACGTGCTGAAGAAAAGCGGCACGGCCAACGAGGGCGATGCGCTCGGCGTCATCGAATGCCGCAACGTCTCGTCCGGCATCAATGCGGCGGACTGCGCCGTGAAACAGTCTGCTGTAACTCTTGCCCGCCTCGTTACGGGGCAGGGCATCAACGGCAAGTCATATTTCGTGCTCAGCGGAGACGTAGCCTCCGTTGAGGAGGCCGCAGAGGCGGCTAAATCGGCTCTCGGCCAGAACCTTGTCGATGCGGTGGTGATTCCCCGTCCCTCCGCCTCGGTCGTCAGGGCCTTAACAAGCGGTGTGAGGTAA
- the eutJ gene encoding ethanolamine utilization protein EutJ yields the protein MDFVSIDQQISALEHCIEHTVPVTANEKLHVGVDLGTAYIVVVVLNSAKEPVACAMEFAQVIKDGLVVDYIGASRIVRKLVNELEERLGRKLTHAAIAVPPGTGEKDCGTHRHVVEGAGLEVTTILDEPTAANAVLGVENGVIVDIGGGTTGLSVLEDGKVTYVADEPTGGTHVSLVLAGNMDVSFEEAEKLKKEPERQTEVLVVVRPVVQKMASIINKHIQGRDIAAIYLVGGTCCLKNMEAVIAKDTGKPVCKPANPFLVTPLGIALNCYAQNNA from the coding sequence ATGGACTTTGTAAGCATTGATCAACAAATCAGCGCCCTTGAGCACTGCATTGAGCACACCGTTCCGGTCACTGCCAATGAGAAGCTTCATGTGGGCGTTGACCTCGGCACGGCCTACATCGTGGTCGTGGTGCTGAACAGCGCCAAGGAACCCGTGGCCTGTGCCATGGAGTTTGCGCAGGTCATCAAGGACGGGCTGGTGGTGGACTACATCGGCGCCTCCCGCATCGTGCGCAAGCTGGTGAACGAGCTTGAAGAGCGGCTGGGTCGTAAACTGACCCACGCCGCCATCGCCGTTCCCCCCGGTACCGGTGAGAAGGACTGCGGCACCCACCGCCACGTGGTGGAAGGCGCAGGACTGGAAGTGACCACCATTCTGGACGAGCCCACCGCCGCCAACGCCGTGCTCGGTGTTGAAAACGGCGTGATCGTGGACATCGGCGGCGGCACCACGGGCCTTTCCGTTCTCGAAGACGGCAAGGTGACCTACGTGGCCGACGAACCCACCGGCGGAACCCATGTGAGCCTCGTACTCGCAGGCAACATGGACGTGTCCTTCGAAGAAGCGGAAAAGCTGAAGAAGGAACCCGAGCGCCAGACCGAAGTGCTGGTGGTGGTCCGCCCGGTGGTGCAGAAGATGGCTTCCATCATCAACAAGCATATTCAGGGGCGCGATATTGCCGCCATCTATCTTGTGGGCGGCACCTGCTGCCTGAAGAACATGGAAGCGGTCATCGCCAAGGACACCGGAAAGCCGGTCTGCAAGCCAGCCAACCCGTTCCTTGTCACCCCTCTGGGCATTGCCCTGAACTGCTACGCGCAGAACAACGCCTAA
- a CDS encoding EutN/CcmL family microcompartment protein produces the protein MMIGRVIGNVWATRKEDSLNGLKLMIVQRMDSVSGESLENFVAVDCVGSGIGDKVLVTTGSSARKALRNPESPVDASIVGIIDEAKD, from the coding sequence ATGATGATCGGCAGGGTGATCGGTAATGTGTGGGCCACGCGGAAGGAAGATTCCCTTAACGGCCTCAAGCTCATGATCGTGCAGCGGATGGATTCCGTGAGCGGTGAAAGCCTTGAGAATTTTGTGGCCGTGGACTGTGTCGGCTCCGGTATCGGCGACAAGGTGCTGGTAACCACCGGCAGCTCCGCCCGCAAGGCGCTGCGCAATCCCGAGTCCCCTGTGGACGCATCCATCGTCGGCATCATCGACGAAGCCAAGGATTAA